The genomic DNA CCGGCTATAGCCGGCGGCCACGACAAAAAAGGTCGAGTACAACACCGCGAACGCCCCGAACAGGAACACCCCGTGGGACCAGGTGCCGAACACCGGGACGTACATCTCGGCCAGCGTGCGCACCATGTCCCCGCCGGCGGGGTTGAGCCCCGTCCGCCAGAGGACGGCCGCGCCGAGCAGATAAAAGGCGACCGTGGCGAAGGTGTAGACGACGGCGGAGAGCCAGGCGTCCAGCTGGAGGACCCGGATCCAGCCCCGGGCGCGCTCGAGCCACTGGGGGGAGGCGTCGCGCGGGCCCGTGCTGCGAGCGTAGCCTTTTTCGAGGCACCAATACGGGTACATGAGCAATTCGCCGGCGCCCATCCCGATGATCCCGAACGCCGCGAGGGCCGTGATCATCGGGTTGATGCCGGCGGAGGCTGTGGCGGACACTGTGGCCGGCGGGAGCGAAAAGCGGAAGCCGTTGGCCAACTCGGCGCTCGTCACCGCCCAGTCGGTAAACTGGAGCATGACCACGGTCAGGACGGTCACGAGCGTGAACAGCACCACCAGGATCGTCGACACCGCCTGGATGAGTCCGAACCGGCCGAAGTACATCAGGATGGAAGTGACGACGGCGACGATGGTCGCCCACAGGTACGCATCGTTTGCGGGCGCTACAAGTTCAGTTCGGGCGATGGATTCGTCGTAGCGTTGTTGCGCTGCCGTGATATCTCTCGTGACATCGCCCGTGGCCATCGCCAGGTCCACCTGCGCGCGGACGCGTTCGTTCTGCACCTCGTTGTAGAGCGTGCCCTGCTCCGTCAGTGGCCGGCTGATCGCCAGCGCCTGCCCGACGCCGCCGACGATACCGCCCTGCTGGGTGACGATCAGCAGCGTCATCACGGCCCAATACCAGACCACCCAGTTCACCTTCCAGCGCGGCCCCGGCACCTTGTTGAGCGCCTCGAGCGGCGTTTCGCCCCAGGTGATCGTGTAGCGGCCCATCTCGACCTGCGTGAACACCTTGATGATACACCCGGCCACGATGAGCCACAGCAGCCAGAAGCCCGCTTCCGCCCCCACCTTCGTTGTCGCGATCAACTCACCCGACCCTACGATCGAGCCGGCGATGATCATCCCCGGGCCGAGCTTCGCGAGTGTGGCGAGGAGGGTACGCGGAGGGAGGGTGGGTACGGACATGGGCGCGTTTGATGACGTTACAACGAGGAATGTTAACAACGTTCAGCGATAGGCCACGGCCTGTTGCCGAGAGCTTCCCAGGCCATCGATGCCCAGTTCGACGACGTCGCCGGGTTTCAGGTACTGGGGTGGTTTGAATCCGAGGCCCACGCCGGCCGGCGTGCCCGTCGAAATGATGTCGCCCGGAAGGAGGGTCATGAACTGGCTGAGGTAGCTGACGACGGTCGGGACGTCGAAGATCATGTTGACCGTGTTGCCCTGCTGCTTGAACTCGCCGTTCACCTTGAGCCACATCCCGAGCCGGCCGACCTCTTCAATTTCATCTTTCGTGGCCAGGAATGGGCCGAGTGGGGCGAAGGTGTCGCAGCTTTTCCCCTTGACCCATTGCCCGCCGCGCTCGATCTGGAAGGCGCGCTCGCTGTAATCGTTGTGGAGGAGGTAGCCGGCGATGAAGTCTTCGGCGTCTTCCCGACTCACATGCGACGTTTTTTTCCCGATGACGATGGCGAGTTCGACCTCCCAGTCCGTTTTTTCGCTGTTTTTGGGGATGATAAGGTCGTCGTTCGGGCCTACGATGGCGGAGGTGGCCTTAAAGAAGATGACCGGCTCGGCCGGGGGCTGCAAGCCCGATTCCCGAGCATGGTCGACATAATTGAGCCCGATGCATACGATCTTGCTCGGCCGCGCGAGCGGGGGCCCGAGGCGGGTGCCGGCGGGGACGGTGGGGGCCGTGGCGGCATGGACGGGCAGCCAGGCGTCGAGCAGGTCCAGGCCGTCGCCGGCGAAGAAGGCTTCGTTGTAGTCGTCGGCCACGGCGCTGGCGTCGATCATGCGGCCGTCTTCCAGCAGGACGCCAGGGCGTTCCTGGCCGGGGGCTCCAAAGCGGATCAGTTTCATGGAGGGTAGATTGGGTGGAAAAGATGCAAGGTGGGGGATGTTACGCTTGCGCGAAGGCAAAGTGCAAAATGCAAAGTGCAAAATGCGGTGCCAATCCCGGTTTCGACAGCCATTCTGTTCGAGGGGTTGTGTATTTTGGGGCCGATCCAAACTGGAACCGCACACGGATGTCAAATTGTCTAATCGTAGCGCTTGGCGGCGCGTTGGGCGCGATGGCGCGGTACGGGACCTCGCTCGGCGTCATTCGCCTGGTCGAGAGCCGGGCGCCGCTGGCGACCTGGGCGGCTAACCTGGTGGGCTGCCTGCTGATCGGGTTTCTGGCGCCGATGGCGGACAGGCTGCCGATGAGCGAGGACATGCGGCTGCTGATTTTTGTGGGGTTTATTGGATCCTACACCACGTTTTCGACCTTCAGCCTCGACACCCTGTTGCTCTGGCGCGAGGGGCAGATCGGGTTGGTGTTGCTTAATATGGTCGGGAGCGTCGTGGCCGGCGTGGTGATGGTGTGGGTGGGGATGAAGTTGTACGAGGCCATTCTTGGGTCGTGACGTATCTGGCGCCTAAATCCTGCTGCAAAGGCTATCCCACTCTGTTGCTACTTCAGGTGA from Rhodothermales bacterium includes the following:
- a CDS encoding Nramp family divalent metal transporter, which translates into the protein MSVPTLPPRTLLATLAKLGPGMIIAGSIVGSGELIATTKVGAEAGFWLLWLIVAGCIIKVFTQVEMGRYTITWGETPLEALNKVPGPRWKVNWVVWYWAVMTLLIVTQQGGIVGGVGQALAISRPLTEQGTLYNEVQNERVRAQVDLAMATGDVTRDITAAQQRYDESIARTELVAPANDAYLWATIVAVVTSILMYFGRFGLIQAVSTILVVLFTLVTVLTVVMLQFTDWAVTSAELANGFRFSLPPATVSATASAGINPMITALAAFGIIGMGAGELLMYPYWCLEKGYARSTGPRDASPQWLERARGWIRVLQLDAWLSAVVYTFATVAFYLLGAAVLWRTGLNPAGGDMVRTLAEMYVPVFGTWSHGVFLFGAFAVLYSTFFVVAAGYSRLVADGLGLFGFHDGTEATRMRWTKWISCIWPFLALGTYLFFQAPVAMVLASGVAQAVMLPMLGIAALFFRYRRTDERLKPGRFWDVMLWISCLGFAVVAGWSLYNTLA
- a CDS encoding fumarylacetoacetate hydrolase family protein; this encodes MKLIRFGAPGQERPGVLLEDGRMIDASAVADDYNEAFFAGDGLDLLDAWLPVHAATAPTVPAGTRLGPPLARPSKIVCIGLNYVDHARESGLQPPAEPVIFFKATSAIVGPNDDLIIPKNSEKTDWEVELAIVIGKKTSHVSREDAEDFIAGYLLHNDYSERAFQIERGGQWVKGKSCDTFAPLGPFLATKDEIEEVGRLGMWLKVNGEFKQQGNTVNMIFDVPTVVSYLSQFMTLLPGDIISTGTPAGVGLGFKPPQYLKPGDVVELGIDGLGSSRQQAVAYR
- the crcB gene encoding fluoride efflux transporter CrcB codes for the protein MSNCLIVALGGALGAMARYGTSLGVIRLVESRAPLATWAANLVGCLLIGFLAPMADRLPMSEDMRLLIFVGFIGSYTTFSTFSLDTLLLWREGQIGLVLLNMVGSVVAGVVMVWVGMKLYEAILGS